A section of the Ranitomeya imitator isolate aRanImi1 chromosome 7, aRanImi1.pri, whole genome shotgun sequence genome encodes:
- the TUFM gene encoding elongation factor Tu, mitochondrial, producing the protein MAARAVLSACRSAVFCRLHGSRIATWPSPAACYCPLLYRSYAAEAKKTYSREKPHINIGTIGHVDHGKTTLTAAITKILAETGGAQFKKYEEIDNAPEEKARGITINASHVEYTTANRHYAHTDCPGHADYVKNMITGTSQLDGCILVVAATDGQMPQTREHLLLAKQIGVKHIVVYINKADAVDDKEMLDLVELEIRELLSEFGYDGEGTPVVVGSALCALENRNTDIGLDSIMKLLDAVDSYIPIPERDLDKPFLLPVESIHSIPGRGTVVTGTLERGTIKKGDDCDFVGRSKQLKSVVTGIEMFHKSLDRAEAGDNLGALVRGLKREDVRRGMVMCKPGSIRPHQKVQAQVYILSKEEGGRHKPFVTNFLPVMFSLTWDMSARITLPEGKEMVMPGEDSSLTMTLRQPMVLEKGQRFTLRDGNKTIGTGIVTDILEMTKQDEEGWGS; encoded by the exons TTTTCTGCCGGCTCCACGGTTCGCGCATTGCG ACGTGGCCGAGCCCCGCCGCCTGCTACTGCCCCCTGCTGTACAGGAGCTACGCCGCGGAGGCCAAGAAGACCTACTCCCGGGAGAAGCCGCACATCAACATCGGGACCATCGGGCACGTGGATCACGGCAAGACCACGCTGACGGCTGCCATTACAAAGA TCCTGGCCGAGACCGGAGGGGCGCAGTTTAAGAAATATGAAGAAATCGACAACGCCCCTGAAGAAAAAGCGCGAGGTATCACCATAAACGCGTCACACGTGGAGTACACCACCGCCAATCGCCACTATGCGCACACAGACTGCCCGGGGCACGCGGACTACGTGAAG AACATGATCACAGGGACGTCCCAGTTGGACGGCTGCATCCTGGTCGTGGCCGCCACAGACGGGCAGATGCCGCAGACACGGGAGCACCTGCTGCTGGCCAAACAG ATCGGGGTGAAGCACATTGTTGTCTACATCAACAAGGCCGACGCTGTGGATGACAAGGAGATGCTGGACCTGGTGGAGCTGGAGATCCGAGAGCTGCTGTCTGAGTTTGGCTACGATGGCGAGGGCACCCCAGTCGTGGTTGGGTCGGCACTGTGTGCTCTCGAG AACCGCAATACGGACATCGGCTTGGACTCGATCATGAAGCTCCTGGACGCCGTGGACAGTTACATTCCCATCCCTGAGCGGGACCTGGACAAGCCCTTCCTGCTGCCGGTGGAATCCATCCACTCGATTCCAG GCCGTGGCACGGTGGTGACCGGGACCCTGGAGCGCGGCACAATCAAGAAGGGCGATGACTGCGATTTTGTCGGGCGCAGTAAGCAGCTGAAGTCGGTAGTGACAG GCATAGAGATGTTCCACAAGAGCCTGGACCGGGCGGAGGCCGGAGATAACCTCGGGGCTCTGGTCAGAGGGTTAAAGCGAGAAGACGTCCGGCGAGGGATGGTGATGTGCAAACCCGGCTCCATCAGGCCTCACCAGAAGGTGCAGGCTCAG GTCTACATCCTCAGCAAGGAAGAAGGCGGACGCCACAAGCCATTTGTCACCAACTTCCTGCCTGTGATGTTCTCCCTGACGTGGGACATGTCCGCCCGGATCACGCTGCCCGAGGGCAAG GAGATGGTAATGCCCGGGGAGGACTCCAGCCTAACGATGACTCTGCGGCAGCCCATGGTCCTGGAGAAGGGACAGCGTTTCACCCTGAGAGACGGGAACAAGACCATCGGCACCGGGATCGTGACCGACATCTTAGAGATGACAAAACAGGATGAGGAAGGCTGGGGGTCATGA